A window from Streptomyces sp. NBC_00335 encodes these proteins:
- a CDS encoding outer membrane protein assembly factor BamB family protein, which translates to MTEPPQPPNQPPNPSGYGHLPGPPQPGYGFPPQGENPYAQQPQPQGPYGSQPQTQPQGPYGQQPQGPYGQQPPGGYGFPPPPNTVPGAPGMPPGPPGGPKKKLAVLIAAAVAGVLILGTGGYFAFFAGADKGKDKVIGQDTTPPADDKASPSASVDKGDGSGNGSEEEEDLNAGRKQGEGKVLWFKSSKINGPGSGVDSKGQWIVGDTVVKSVWKSVTGYGIKDGKEKWTLTLPAVICGVTGMTEGGKTVVMYENGESDGADCNQMRMIDLKAGKEGWSKEVPKEGLFDIFTSPDLALTGDSVVVNRMGMSSAFKVSTGDKLFDNKREQGCQPSDFSAMNGKMIAIATCQDTDKTVQVMDADPATGKNTWIYKLPKGFQVKNVYSLDPIVLDLGNSESKERSIVVLGPDGKQRTTVSGEGTFPVGCGGTFSFSRSIQSCGSSYVDANTLYLPTKADIGKANEIVAFDLATGKVKWRTPAGEGRTLTPLKAAGGQVVVYREAERDKGGEVLTIPAAGGTPTAVLRNPSGAAAPVESSFLAPKVDYVDGRLFVSASHLKADNKSEKFLMVFGK; encoded by the coding sequence ATGACCGAGCCGCCCCAGCCGCCGAACCAGCCGCCGAACCCTTCCGGTTACGGTCACTTGCCAGGGCCCCCGCAGCCCGGTTACGGATTCCCGCCACAGGGTGAGAACCCGTACGCGCAGCAGCCCCAGCCGCAGGGCCCGTACGGCTCGCAGCCCCAGACCCAGCCGCAGGGCCCGTACGGCCAGCAGCCGCAGGGTCCCTACGGCCAGCAGCCGCCCGGGGGCTACGGCTTCCCGCCGCCCCCGAACACGGTCCCCGGCGCCCCCGGCATGCCGCCCGGTCCGCCCGGCGGGCCGAAGAAGAAGCTCGCTGTGCTGATCGCGGCCGCCGTCGCCGGCGTGCTCATCCTGGGCACCGGCGGCTACTTCGCGTTCTTCGCCGGCGCGGACAAGGGCAAGGACAAGGTCATCGGGCAGGACACCACGCCGCCCGCCGACGACAAGGCCTCGCCCTCCGCCTCCGTGGACAAGGGAGACGGCAGCGGCAACGGCAGCGAGGAGGAGGAAGACCTCAACGCCGGCCGCAAGCAGGGTGAGGGCAAGGTCCTCTGGTTCAAGAGCAGCAAGATCAACGGCCCCGGCTCGGGCGTCGACTCCAAGGGGCAGTGGATCGTCGGCGACACCGTCGTCAAGTCCGTCTGGAAGTCGGTCACCGGCTACGGGATCAAGGACGGCAAGGAGAAGTGGACCCTCACCCTCCCCGCCGTGATCTGCGGGGTCACCGGCATGACCGAGGGCGGCAAGACCGTCGTCATGTACGAGAACGGCGAGTCCGACGGCGCCGACTGCAACCAGATGCGGATGATCGACCTCAAGGCCGGCAAGGAGGGATGGTCGAAGGAGGTCCCGAAGGAAGGGCTCTTCGACATCTTCACCTCCCCCGACCTCGCCCTCACCGGCGACTCCGTCGTCGTCAACCGGATGGGCATGAGCAGCGCGTTCAAGGTCAGCACCGGGGACAAGCTCTTCGACAACAAGCGTGAACAGGGCTGCCAGCCCAGCGACTTCTCCGCCATGAACGGCAAGATGATCGCCATCGCGACCTGCCAGGACACCGACAAGACCGTCCAGGTCATGGACGCCGACCCGGCCACCGGCAAGAACACCTGGATCTACAAGCTCCCCAAGGGCTTCCAGGTCAAGAACGTCTACTCGCTGGACCCGATCGTCCTCGACCTCGGCAACAGCGAGAGCAAGGAACGCTCCATCGTGGTCCTCGGACCCGACGGCAAGCAGCGCACCACCGTCTCCGGCGAAGGCACCTTCCCCGTCGGCTGCGGCGGCACCTTCAGCTTCAGCCGCTCGATCCAGAGCTGTGGTTCCTCCTACGTGGACGCGAACACCCTCTACCTGCCCACCAAGGCCGACATCGGCAAGGCGAACGAGATCGTCGCCTTCGACCTCGCCACCGGCAAGGTGAAGTGGCGCACCCCGGCCGGCGAGGGCCGCACCCTCACCCCGCTGAAGGCGGCGGGCGGCCAGGTCGTCGTCTACCGCGAGGCGGAGAGGGACAAGGGCGGCGAGGTCCTCACGATCCCGGCCGCCGGGGGCACGCCCACCGCGGTCCTGCGCAACCCGTCCGGCGCCGCCGCCCCGGTGGAGAGCTCCTTCCTCGCCCCGAAGGTGGACTACGTGGACGGCCGGCTGTTCGTCTCCGCCTCCCACCTGAAGGCCGACAACAAGAGCGAGAAGTTCCTGATGGTCTTCGGCAAGTGA
- a CDS encoding outer membrane protein assembly factor BamB family protein translates to MSTPPPPSQPPSGGFGAPQDPPPGGFAAPPPAHPAMPAGPPPPPPAQPPTVPAGPPAGQASYGYPQEQAYGYPQQPQPVTAPMYAAQGPAVPAGGRGNEVRTQLMIVGAALLAIVLIVGGGFWYVSGEDEGSGNQPVAGGSASPGGDKAPGGGGTEKVPAKTKSKTLVNVPMPESKEIVQIPGSWLTDTTYAKSDMGKVVGYNLADGAKKWEVPLGANVCAASRWVSDNKTAILFDEALPTAEKPYQPCNQVGVIDLNAGKLLWKATMKAQGGGDKPIKFDGVTVSGQTVAAGGLYGGGAWNLADGKVLWTPKVDADDCSDLGYGGGPALGVIRRCGRYGSYVLSAQLLDPVTGAPKYSYKLPPGVEDGQIVSTKPLIAAADVNHTSKNAIGVSDLFVVDDAGQLKARIPLTSGNYNPECGTEVEDCTNMVVGNGKLYLPTEEHKGSSESGRTNEIVSFDLETGKLTADRADAGERYTIYPLRMDGSNIIAFKVPPYDGGGQVVSIDGKTMKETLLMQHPATKESQRAETQFLPDSGEFRYGNGKLFIARTAVMSKSSVATDPYYTFVSFTTG, encoded by the coding sequence ATGAGTACCCCGCCGCCCCCCAGCCAGCCGCCGTCCGGCGGTTTCGGCGCGCCGCAGGACCCGCCGCCGGGCGGTTTCGCCGCGCCCCCGCCCGCGCACCCGGCCATGCCGGCCGGCCCCCCGCCGCCGCCCCCGGCCCAGCCGCCGACGGTTCCGGCCGGACCGCCCGCCGGGCAGGCCTCGTACGGCTACCCGCAGGAGCAGGCCTACGGCTACCCGCAGCAGCCGCAGCCCGTCACCGCGCCCATGTACGCGGCCCAGGGCCCGGCGGTCCCGGCCGGCGGCCGCGGCAACGAGGTCCGCACCCAGCTGATGATCGTCGGCGCGGCCCTCCTGGCCATCGTCCTCATCGTCGGCGGCGGCTTCTGGTACGTGTCCGGCGAGGACGAGGGCTCCGGCAACCAGCCCGTGGCCGGCGGCAGCGCGAGCCCCGGCGGCGACAAGGCGCCGGGCGGCGGCGGCACCGAGAAGGTGCCGGCCAAGACCAAGTCGAAGACCCTGGTCAACGTCCCGATGCCGGAGTCGAAGGAGATCGTCCAGATCCCCGGCTCCTGGCTCACCGACACCACCTACGCCAAGTCCGACATGGGCAAGGTCGTCGGCTACAACCTGGCCGACGGCGCAAAGAAGTGGGAGGTCCCGCTCGGCGCCAACGTCTGCGCCGCCAGCCGCTGGGTCTCGGACAACAAGACGGCGATCCTCTTCGACGAGGCCCTGCCGACGGCCGAGAAGCCGTACCAGCCGTGCAACCAGGTCGGTGTCATCGACCTGAACGCCGGCAAGCTCCTGTGGAAGGCCACCATGAAGGCCCAGGGAGGCGGCGACAAGCCCATCAAGTTCGACGGGGTGACCGTCAGCGGCCAGACCGTGGCAGCGGGCGGACTGTACGGCGGCGGCGCCTGGAACCTCGCCGACGGCAAGGTCCTGTGGACGCCCAAGGTCGACGCGGACGACTGCAGCGACCTCGGCTACGGCGGCGGCCCGGCCCTCGGCGTGATCCGCCGTTGCGGCCGGTACGGGAGCTACGTGCTGTCCGCCCAGTTGCTCGACCCGGTCACCGGCGCACCGAAGTACTCGTACAAGCTCCCCCCGGGTGTGGAGGACGGCCAGATCGTCTCCACCAAGCCGCTGATCGCCGCGGCGGACGTCAACCACACCTCCAAGAACGCCATCGGCGTCAGCGACCTGTTCGTCGTCGACGACGCGGGCCAGCTCAAGGCGCGCATCCCGCTCACCTCGGGCAACTACAACCCCGAGTGCGGCACCGAGGTCGAGGACTGCACCAACATGGTCGTCGGCAACGGCAAGCTCTACCTGCCGACGGAGGAGCACAAGGGCTCGAGCGAATCCGGCCGCACCAACGAGATCGTCTCCTTCGACCTGGAGACCGGCAAGCTGACCGCCGACCGCGCGGACGCCGGCGAGCGCTACACGATCTACCCGCTGCGCATGGACGGCTCCAACATCATCGCCTTCAAGGTTCCGCCCTACGACGGCGGCGGCCAGGTCGTCTCCATCGACGGCAAGACGATGAAGGAGACCCTGCTCATGCAGCACCCGGCGACGAAGGAGTCCCAGCGCGCCGAGACCCAGTTCCTGCCGGACTCCGGTGAATTCCGCTACGGCAACGGGAAGCTCTTCATCGCCCGCACCGCGGTCATGAGCAAGTCCTCGGTGGCAACGGATCCCTATTACACCTTCGTCTCCTTCACCACCGGCTGA
- a CDS encoding response regulator transcription factor yields MGVRVMVVDEHRLLAEALASALKLRGHRVLAAAAPAAGAAELVISRAPEVCLLGTATPAEPGVFEPIVRIKRERPQIAVVVLGPVPSPRGIAAAFAAGASGYVRHDERIEGVERALAKARAGEVAIAPQLLQGAFAELLNPAAQPDDEGSRLLRLLTPREVEVLVRVAEGEDTRLIAAGMAIAPSTARTHVQRVLMKLGVGSRLEAAALAARTGLLDRAGLPPSGGARP; encoded by the coding sequence ATGGGCGTACGGGTCATGGTGGTCGACGAGCACCGGCTGCTGGCCGAGGCGCTCGCCTCGGCCCTGAAACTGCGCGGCCACCGGGTGCTGGCGGCTGCGGCCCCGGCCGCGGGCGCCGCCGAACTGGTCATCAGCCGGGCGCCGGAGGTCTGCCTGCTGGGCACCGCCACGCCCGCCGAGCCCGGGGTCTTCGAGCCGATCGTCCGGATCAAGCGGGAGCGTCCTCAGATCGCCGTGGTCGTCCTGGGCCCGGTGCCCAGCCCGCGCGGGATCGCCGCCGCCTTCGCGGCCGGCGCCTCGGGGTACGTACGCCACGACGAGCGCATCGAGGGCGTGGAGCGGGCGCTGGCCAAGGCCCGGGCGGGGGAAGTGGCCATCGCGCCGCAGCTGTTGCAGGGGGCCTTCGCCGAACTGCTCAACCCCGCAGCCCAGCCCGACGACGAGGGCAGCCGGCTGCTGCGGCTGCTCACCCCGCGCGAGGTGGAGGTGCTGGTCCGGGTCGCCGAGGGCGAGGACACCCGGCTCATCGCCGCCGGCATGGCCATCGCGCCGAGCACCGCGCGCACGCACGTCCAGCGGGTGCTGATGAAGCTGGGCGTGGGCTCGCGGCTGGAGGCGGCCGCGCTGGCTGCCCGTACCGGTCTGCTGGACCGGGCCGGACTGCCGCCGTCGGGGGGCGCCCGGCCCTGA
- the galE gene encoding UDP-glucose 4-epimerase GalE: MSEIASSKYLVTGGAGYVGGVVAAHLLEAGHEVTVLDDLSTGFRSGVPAGAAFIEGRIQDAAEHLDPSYDGVLHFAASSQVGESVVNPGKYWENNVGGTLALLAAMRGAGVRRLVFSSTAATYGEPGDGPLTESSVTAPTNPYGASKLAVDHMIAGECTAHGLAAVSLRYFNVAGAYGQFGELHDPETHLIPLVLQVALGERESISVFGEDYPTPDGTCVRDYIHVADLAEAHLAALRVAAEGEHLVCNLGNGSGFSVREVIETVRKVTGKEIPEVVAPRRAGDPAFLVASARTAHERLGWTPTRSDLTGIVTDAWNFTRARRG, translated from the coding sequence GTGAGCGAGATCGCGTCTTCCAAATACCTGGTCACCGGCGGAGCCGGATACGTGGGCGGGGTGGTCGCCGCCCACCTCCTGGAGGCGGGGCACGAGGTCACCGTCCTCGACGACCTCTCCACCGGCTTCCGTTCCGGGGTGCCGGCCGGCGCCGCCTTCATCGAGGGCCGCATCCAGGACGCCGCCGAACACCTGGACCCCTCCTACGACGGGGTCCTGCACTTCGCGGCCTCCTCGCAGGTCGGCGAATCCGTGGTGAACCCGGGCAAGTACTGGGAGAACAACGTCGGCGGCACCCTGGCCCTGCTGGCCGCGATGCGCGGGGCGGGCGTGCGCCGGCTGGTGTTCTCCTCCACCGCGGCCACCTACGGGGAGCCCGGCGACGGGCCGCTCACCGAGTCCTCGGTGACCGCCCCCACCAACCCGTACGGGGCCTCGAAGCTGGCCGTCGACCACATGATCGCGGGGGAGTGCACGGCGCACGGCCTCGCGGCGGTCTCGCTGCGCTACTTCAACGTGGCCGGGGCGTACGGGCAGTTCGGCGAGCTGCACGACCCCGAGACCCACCTGATCCCGCTGGTGCTGCAAGTGGCGCTCGGCGAGCGGGAATCGATCTCCGTGTTCGGCGAGGACTACCCGACCCCGGACGGCACCTGCGTACGGGACTACATCCACGTCGCCGACCTGGCCGAGGCCCACCTGGCGGCGCTGCGGGTGGCCGCCGAGGGGGAGCACCTGGTGTGCAACCTCGGCAACGGCAGCGGGTTTTCGGTCCGCGAGGTCATCGAGACGGTCCGCAAGGTCACCGGGAAGGAGATCCCCGAGGTCGTGGCCCCGCGCCGGGCCGGCGACCCGGCCTTCCTCGTCGCCTCCGCCCGCACGGCCCACGAGCGCCTCGGCTGGACCCCGACCCGCTCGGACCTCACGGGCATCGTGACGGACGCCTGGAACTTCACCCGCGCCCGGCGCGGCTGA